One genomic window of Monodelphis domestica isolate mMonDom1 chromosome 1, mMonDom1.pri, whole genome shotgun sequence includes the following:
- the C1H20orf144 gene encoding uncharacterized protein C20orf144 homolog gives MGNYNSRKKSKAPKQGRKEKPPDMEKAKKKKPFFGHLKRKSSPKIVLLLPLDKRNQLAETSIPPGLWAGRPEDEAGATATLAASSLRGAGDGTDHREDSQTHEMKKILVFLLLLDAHLQEEWWGMDGGTKGAQTWQDLHTHLLSENETEGEAEAQPHPQRHWHRTRHQC, from the exons ATGGGTAACTACAACTCGAGAAAGAAAAGCAAGGCTCCTAAGCAAGGACGGAAGGAGAAACCTCCAGATATGGAGAAGGCCAAGAAGAAGAAGCCCTTCTTTGGCCACTTGAAGAGAAAATCAAGT CCCAAGATTGTGCTGCTCCTGCCCTTGGACAAGAGGAACCAACTGGCAGAGACCAGCATACCCCCTGGACTCTGGGCAGGGAGGCCAGAGGATGAGGCTGGGGCAACAGCAACACTAGCAGCCTCCTCACTGAGAGGAGCAGGTGATGGGACTGATCACCGGGAGGACTCTCAGACTCATGAGATGAAGAAGATTTTGGTCTTCTTGCTACTACTGGATGCCCACCTACAAGAGGAGTGGTGGGGAATGGATGGTGGTACCAAGGGTGCCCAGACCTGGCAGGACCTTCACACCCATCTGTTGTCTGAGAATGAGACTGAGGGCGAGGCTGAGGCCCAGCCACATCCACAAAGGCACTGGCACCGGACTCGTCACCAGTGCTGA
- the ACTL10 gene encoding actin-like protein 10, which yields MGRIAVVIDNGSGFTKVGFAGEEKPRFILKTASCLPNCTSAMRGMPCHLDALGMAPSQSRPLKHGMVVDWEAMESLWSHLFACGLKTSPKNWPVLMSDSPTSPPSSREKIAELMFERFSVPAFHVASTGLLALCSGGSLSGLAVEAGAGVCHTTPIYAGHTWHKATFRLDMAGAALSKYLHGLLLEACPDPRLQALPRRAITKLKKQFCYVSLDYEAALQRSPTPQHPSTSFHTANDCLVTLTNELFRCPEPLFQPSLLGHSSPGLPSLAFQALQAVPETIRPKLAANVVVAGGSTLFPGFPQRLGLELEALCLKQQQQQQQQRPAATSGTVLHPQLVAKPERGLAAWVGGSMAGSLRPFHRLWVSRAMYEERGAGCVHEVFD from the coding sequence ATGGGCCGGATAGCTGTGGTCATCGACAATGGCAGTGGCTTCACCAAGGTGGGCTTTGCTGGGGAAGAAAAGCCTCGATTTATACTGAAGACTGCCAGTTGCTTGCCCAATTGTACCAGTGCCATGCGAGGCATGCCTTGCCACCTGGACGCCTTGGGCATGGCCCCGAGCCAAAGTCGCCCCTTGAAACACGGGATGGTAGTGGACTGGGAAGCCATGGAGAGCTTATGGAGCCACCTCTTTGCTTGTGGCCTGAAGACCAGCCCTAAAAACTGGCCTGTCCTTATGAGTGACTCACCCACCAGTCCACCCAGTAGTAGGGAGAAGATAGCCGAGCTGATGTTCGAGAGATTCTCGGTGCCAGCTTTTCACGTAGCCAGTACAGGCCTGCTGGCCCTGTGCTCCGGGGGGAGCCTCAGCGGGTTAGCGGTAGAGGCCGGGGCAGGCGTGTGCCACACCACACCCATCTACGCCGGCCACACCTGGCACAAGGCCACGTTCCGGCTCGATATGGCGGGGGCCGCCCTGTCTAAGTACCTTCACGGACTGCTGCTGGAGGCCTGTCCTGACCCGAGGTTACAAGCCCTCCCCCGGCGCGCCATCACCAAGCTGAAGAAACAATTCTGCTATGTCTCTTTAGATTACGAGGCCGCGCTACAGCGTTCCCCCACACCCCAACACCCATCCACTAGCTTCCACACAGCCAATGACTGCCTCGTGACCCTGACCAATGAGCTCTTCCGCTGCCCCGAACCTTTGTTCCAGCCGAGCCTCCTGGGCCACAGCTCTCCAGGCCTGCCCAGCCTGGCATTCCAGGCGCTGCAGGCGGTGCCCGAAACCATTCGGCCCAAGCTAGCAGCCAACGTGGTGGTGGCGGGGGGCTCCACGCTCTTCCCTGGCTTCCCTCAGAGGCTGGGCCTGGAGCTGGAGGCCCTGTGCctgaagcagcagcagcaacagcagcaacagaGGCCCGCAGCGACCTCGGGGACGGTGTTGCATCCGCAGCTGGTGGCCAAGCCTGAGCGGGGCCTGGCAGCCTGGGTGGGAGGCTCGATGGCTGGCTCGCTCCGCCCCTTCCATCGCCTCTGGGTATCACGCGCCATGTATGAGGAACGAGGTGCGGGCTGTGTGCATGAAGTATTTGATTGA